One genomic segment of Pongo pygmaeus isolate AG05252 chromosome 19, NHGRI_mPonPyg2-v2.0_pri, whole genome shotgun sequence includes these proteins:
- the LGALS3BP gene encoding galectin-3-binding protein translates to MAMAPPRLFWVWLLVAGTQGMNDGDMRLADGGATNQGRVEIFYRGQWGTVCDNLWDLTDASVVCRALGFENATQALGRAAFGQGSGPIMLDEVQCMGTEASLADCKSLGWLKSNCRHERDAGVVCTNETRSTHTLDLSRELSEALGQIFDSQRGCDLSISVSVQGEDALGFCGHTVILTANPEAQALWKEPGSNVTMSVHAECVPMVRDFLRYFYSRRIDIALSSVKCFHKLASAYGAKQLQGYCASLFAILLPRDPSFQTPLDLYAYAVATGDALLEKLCLQFLAWNFEALTQAEAWPSVPTDLLQLLLPRSDLAVPSELALLKAVDTWTWGERASHEEVEGLVEKVRFPMMLPEELFELQFNLSLYWSHEALFQKKTLQALEFHTVPFQLLARYKGLNLTEDTYKPRIYTSPTWSASVTDSSWSARKSQLIYQSRREPLVKYSSDYFQAPSDYRYYPYQSFQTPQHPSFLFQDKRVSWSLVYLPTIQSCWNYGFSCSSDELPVLGLTKSGGSDRTIAYENKALMLCEGLFVADVTDFEGWKAAIPSALDTNSSKSTSSFPCPAGHFNSFRTVVRPFYLTNSSGVD, encoded by the exons ATGGCCATGGCCCCTCCGAGGCTCTTCTGGGTGTGGCTGCTGGTTGCAGGGACCCAAG GCATGAACGATGGTGACATGCGGCTGGCCGATGGGGGCGCCACCAACCAGGGCCGCGTGGAGATCTTCTACAGAGGCCAGTGGGGCACTGTGTGTGACAACCTGTGGGACCTGACTGATGCCAGCGTCGTCTGCCGGGCCCTGGGCTTTGAGAACGCCACCCAGGCTCTGGGCAGAGCTGCCTTCGGGCAAG GATCAGGCCCCATCATGCTGGACGAGGTCCAATGCATGGGAACCGAGGCCTCGCTGGCCGACTGCAAGTCCCTGGGTTGGCTGAAGAGCAACTGCAGGCACGAGAGAGACGCCGGTGTTGTCTGCACCAACG AAACCAGGAGCACCCACACCCTGGACCTCTCCAGGGAGCTCTCGGAGGCCCTTGGCCAGATCTTTGACAGCCAGCGGGGCTGCGACTTGTCCATCAGCGTGAGTGTGCAGGGCGAGGACGCCCTGGGCTTCTGTGGCCACACGGTCATCCTGACTGCCAACCCAGAGGCCCAGGCCCTGTGGAAGGAGCCGGGCAGCAATGTCACCATGAGTGTGCATGCTGAGTGTGTGCCCATGGTCAGGGACTTTCTCAG GTACTTCTACTCCCGAAGGATCGACATCGCCCTGTCGTCGGTCAAGTGCTTCCACAAGCTGGCCTCTGCCTATGGGGCCAAGCAGCTGCAGGGCTACTGTGCGAGCCTCTTTGCCATCCTCCTCCCCCGGGACCCCTCGTTCCAGACGCCCCTGGACCTGTATGCCTATGCAGTGGCCACAGGGGACGCCCTGCTGGAGAAGCTCTGCCTGCAGTTCCTGGCCTGGAACTTCGAGGCCTTGACACAGGCCGAGGCCTGGCCCAGCGTCCCCACAGACCTGCTCCAACTGCTGCTGCCCAGGAGCGACCTGGCAGTGCCCAGCGAGCTGGCCCTACTGAAGGCTGTGGACACCTGGACCTGGGGGGAGCGCGCCTCCCATGAGGAGGTGGAGGGCTTGGTGGAGAAGGTCCGCTTCCCCATGATGCTCCCTGAGGAGCTCTTTGAGCTGCAGTTCAACCTGTCCCTGTACTGGAGTCATGAGGCCCTGTTCCAGAAGAAGACTCTGCAGGCCCTGGAATTCCACACTGTGCCCTTCCAGTTGCTGGCCCGGTACAAAGGCCTGAACCTCACCGAGGATACCTACAAGCCCCGGATTTACACCTCGCCCACCTGGAGTGCTTCTGTGACAGACAGTTCCTGGAGTGCACGGAAGTCCCAGCTGATCTATCAGTCCAGACGGGAGCCTTTGGTCAAATATTCTTCTGATTACTTCCAAGCCCCCTCTGACTACAGATACTACCCCTACCAGTCCTTCCAGACTCCACAACACCCCAGCTTCCTCTTCCAGGACAAGAGGGTGTCCTGGTCCCTGGTCTACCTCCCCACCATCCAGAGCTGCTGGAACTACGGCTTCTCTTGCTCCTCGGACGAGCTCCCCGTCCTGGGCCTCACCAAGTCTGGCGGCTCAGATCGCACCATCGCCTACGAAAACAAAGCCCTGATGCTCTGTGAAGGGCTCTTCGTGGCAGACGTCACCGATTTCGAGGGCTGGAAGGCTGCGATCCCCAGTGCCCTGGACACCAACAGCTCCAAGAGCacctcctccttcccctgcccGGCAGGGCACTTCAACAGCTTCCGCACAGTCGTCCGCCCCTTCTACCTGACCAACTCCTCAGGTGTGGACTAG